The proteins below are encoded in one region of Bosea sp. BIWAKO-01:
- a CDS encoding 3-hydroxyanthranilate 3,4-dioxygenase, with product MATEGRLKAFNFAKWIEEHQHLLRPPVGNQQIWTDSDLMVTVVGGPNQRTDYHDDPVEEFFYQLKGDMMLKVVDDGKHYDVTIREGEIFLLPPHVRHSPQRPQEGSIGLVIEPKRPEGWLDAFEWYCFNCTKLVHRVEVDLVSIVDDLPPLYKAFYNNEQARTCPHCGTLHPGKEPPAGWVCL from the coding sequence ATGGCGACGGAAGGACGGCTGAAGGCCTTCAACTTCGCGAAATGGATCGAGGAGCATCAGCATCTGCTGAGGCCTCCGGTCGGCAACCAGCAGATCTGGACGGATTCCGACCTCATGGTCACCGTCGTGGGCGGCCCCAACCAGCGCACCGACTATCACGACGATCCGGTGGAGGAGTTCTTCTACCAGCTCAAGGGCGACATGATGCTCAAGGTCGTCGATGACGGGAAGCATTACGACGTGACGATCCGGGAGGGCGAGATCTTCCTGCTGCCGCCGCATGTGCGCCATTCGCCGCAGCGCCCGCAGGAAGGCTCGATCGGCCTCGTCATCGAGCCGAAGCGGCCCGAGGGCTGGCTCGACGCCTTCGAATGGTACTGCTTCAACTGCACGAAGCTCGTGCATCGCGTCGAGGTCGATCTCGTCAGCATCGTCGACGACCTGCCGCCGCTCTACAAGGCCTTCTACAACAACGAGCAGGCCCGAACCTGCCCGCATTGCGGCACTCTCCATCCCGGCAAGGAACCGCCGGCCGGATGGGTCTGCCTGTAG
- a CDS encoding ABC transporter substrate-binding protein yields the protein MTFRELLLGLLASVSMAGAAIAQQPVKVGMITTLSGPGGYLGQDIRDGFKLAIEMQGGKLGGVPVELVVEDDALKPGQGKQIAERMLKTDGIKILTGIVFSNVAGATVPDIVDSGALYVSANAAPSNLAGKECHENYFAVAWQNDSLHESAGQNANNLGYKKAFVLAANYQAGKDAIAGFKRMFKGEVVGEVYTRLDQTDFSAEMAQIRAANPDFVYQFNPGGLGIAFLRQYQQAGLTGKIPMVVAAPSLDAVTLAAVGDAALGVNASSHWNSDFDNPANKAFMAAWTKTYNRPATYYASQGYDTALAIASALKATAGKPDVPALRKALAKADFQSVRGAFKFGQNQHPIQDWYGLRAERDADGKLVLKTVGKILTNYGDAYAAQCKL from the coding sequence ATGACATTTCGCGAATTGCTCTTGGGCCTACTGGCCTCCGTCTCGATGGCAGGAGCTGCCATCGCCCAGCAGCCCGTCAAGGTCGGCATGATCACCACCCTGTCCGGACCGGGCGGCTATCTCGGCCAGGATATCCGCGATGGCTTCAAGCTCGCCATCGAGATGCAAGGCGGCAAGCTCGGCGGCGTTCCCGTCGAGCTCGTCGTCGAGGATGACGCGCTCAAGCCCGGTCAGGGCAAGCAGATTGCGGAGCGCATGCTCAAGACCGATGGCATCAAGATCCTGACCGGCATCGTCTTCTCGAACGTCGCCGGCGCCACCGTGCCCGACATCGTCGATTCCGGCGCACTCTATGTCAGCGCCAACGCCGCGCCTTCCAATCTCGCGGGCAAGGAATGCCATGAGAACTACTTCGCCGTCGCCTGGCAGAACGACAGCCTGCACGAGAGCGCCGGCCAGAACGCCAACAATCTCGGCTACAAGAAGGCCTTCGTCCTCGCCGCCAACTACCAGGCCGGCAAGGATGCCATCGCCGGCTTCAAGCGGATGTTCAAGGGCGAGGTCGTGGGCGAGGTCTATACCCGTCTCGACCAGACCGATTTCTCCGCGGAGATGGCGCAGATCCGTGCCGCCAATCCCGATTTCGTCTACCAGTTCAACCCTGGCGGCCTCGGTATCGCGTTCTTGCGCCAGTACCAGCAGGCGGGATTGACCGGCAAGATTCCGATGGTCGTCGCGGCCCCCTCGCTCGATGCGGTGACGCTTGCCGCGGTTGGCGATGCTGCGCTTGGCGTGAACGCCTCGAGCCACTGGAATTCCGACTTCGATAACCCGGCCAACAAGGCCTTCATGGCAGCCTGGACCAAGACCTATAATCGCCCGGCGACCTATTACGCGAGCCAGGGCTATGACACGGCGCTGGCCATCGCCTCCGCGCTGAAAGCCACCGCCGGCAAGCCCGATGTGCCGGCCCTGCGCAAGGCGCTCGCCAAGGCCGATTTCCAGTCCGTGCGCGGCGCCTTCAAGTTCGGCCAGAACCAGCATCCGATCCAGGATTGGTATGGGCTGCGGGCCGAAAGAGACGCCGATGGCAAGCTCGTCCTCAAGACCGTCGGCAAGATCCTGACGAATTACGGCGACGCCTACGCGGCGCAGTGCAAGCTCTGA
- a CDS encoding branched-chain amino acid ABC transporter permease codes for MTLILEQLLNGLQFGVMLFLLAAGLTLIFGIMGVINLAHGSLYMIGAYAGAFVAASTGSLLLAVPAGLAAAAAAGMAMELLVLRRLYARDHLDQVLATFALILIFNQSVTILFGRQPLFVSMPPELNGSIELLPGLVYPVYRIAVIAVGLAVALGLYLLINRTRVGMLVRAGATHREMVRALGVDIRLLYTAVFGLGALLAGLAGLMAGPILAVQVGMGEQILIMTFVVVVIGGVGSIRGAFFGALIVGLVDTSLRAFLPGLLRSVMNPSEADALAGGLSSMGIYLLMAIVLLVRPKGLFPAHA; via the coding sequence ATGACGCTGATCCTCGAACAACTGCTCAACGGCCTGCAGTTCGGCGTGATGCTGTTCCTGCTCGCCGCCGGGCTGACCTTGATCTTCGGCATCATGGGCGTGATCAACCTGGCGCATGGCTCGCTCTACATGATCGGCGCCTATGCCGGAGCCTTTGTCGCAGCCAGCACCGGCTCACTGCTGCTTGCAGTGCCAGCCGGGCTTGCCGCGGCAGCCGCGGCCGGCATGGCGATGGAACTCCTGGTCCTGCGCCGGCTCTATGCGCGCGACCATCTCGACCAGGTGCTCGCGACCTTCGCGCTCATTCTCATCTTCAACCAGTCGGTGACGATCCTGTTCGGCAGGCAGCCGCTCTTCGTCTCCATGCCTCCTGAGCTGAACGGCTCGATCGAATTGCTGCCGGGGCTGGTCTATCCGGTCTACCGGATCGCGGTCATCGCGGTTGGCCTTGCGGTGGCCCTTGGGCTCTATCTCCTGATCAACCGCACACGCGTCGGCATGCTGGTGCGCGCCGGCGCGACCCATCGGGAGATGGTCAGGGCGCTCGGCGTCGACATTCGCCTGCTCTACACGGCCGTGTTCGGGCTCGGCGCCCTGCTCGCCGGACTTGCCGGGCTGATGGCGGGGCCGATCCTCGCCGTCCAGGTCGGCATGGGCGAGCAGATCCTGATCATGACCTTCGTGGTCGTGGTGATCGGCGGCGTGGGCTCGATCCGGGGCGCCTTCTTCGGCGCGCTGATCGTCGGCCTTGTCGACACCAGCCTGCGCGCCTTCCTCCCCGGCCTCCTGCGCTCGGTCATGAACCCATCCGAAGCCGATGCGCTCGCCGGCGGCCTGTCCTCGATGGGGATCTATCTGCTGATGGCAATCGTGCTGCTCGTGCGCCCGAAGGGGCTCTTTCCCGCCCATGCATGA
- a CDS encoding branched-chain amino acid ABC transporter permease yields MTSSSARVPAHGRVLTAAAIGLALAALPFVVQAIGQPSLVPLATRVLIYAIAAASLNLALGFGGMVSFGHAAFFGIGGYVVGILYQGFVGDALLFGLIPGTNQLLITLPAAMLVAGILALCIGALCLRTSGVQFIMITLAFAQMLFFLFVSIKAYGGDDGLIIRRRNVLFDLDTRNDTVFYFICLAAAALVFGTLSRIVGSRFGMVLIGIRQSERRMAAIGVAPYSYKLTAFVVSGMGAGLAGALMANYLRFVSPDMLHWTKSGELMIMVILGGVGTVLGPLFGAAALVILETVLTAWTEHWQLILGPILLLVVLFTQGGLSALFNRVGRVGR; encoded by the coding sequence ATGACCAGTTCCAGTGCCCGGGTGCCGGCCCATGGCCGGGTCCTGACGGCTGCCGCGATCGGCCTGGCGCTCGCCGCCCTGCCCTTCGTCGTGCAGGCCATCGGCCAGCCCTCGCTCGTACCCCTGGCGACGCGCGTGCTGATCTACGCGATTGCCGCCGCCAGCCTCAATCTCGCCCTCGGCTTCGGCGGGATGGTGAGCTTCGGCCATGCCGCCTTCTTCGGCATCGGCGGCTATGTCGTCGGCATCCTCTACCAGGGCTTCGTCGGCGACGCGCTGCTCTTCGGCCTGATCCCGGGAACGAACCAGCTCCTGATCACCCTTCCGGCCGCGATGCTTGTCGCGGGCATCCTCGCCCTGTGCATCGGCGCGCTCTGCCTGCGCACGAGCGGCGTCCAGTTCATCATGATCACGCTTGCCTTCGCGCAGATGCTGTTCTTCCTCTTCGTCTCGATCAAGGCCTATGGCGGCGATGACGGGCTGATCATCCGCCGCCGCAATGTGCTGTTCGACCTCGACACCCGTAACGACACGGTCTTCTACTTCATCTGCCTGGCGGCCGCCGCGCTGGTCTTCGGCACGCTCTCGCGGATCGTCGGCTCGCGCTTCGGCATGGTCCTCATCGGCATCAGGCAGAGCGAGCGCCGCATGGCGGCGATCGGCGTCGCGCCCTATTCCTACAAGCTCACCGCCTTCGTCGTCTCCGGCATGGGGGCCGGGCTCGCCGGAGCGCTGATGGCCAATTACCTGCGCTTCGTCAGCCCCGACATGCTGCACTGGACCAAGTCCGGCGAGCTGATGATCATGGTCATCCTCGGCGGTGTCGGCACGGTCCTCGGCCCCCTGTTCGGTGCGGCCGCGCTCGTCATCCTGGAAACCGTGCTCACCGCCTGGACCGAGCACTGGCAGCTCATTCTCGGGCCCATCCTGCTACTCGTCGTCCTGTTCACGCAAGGCGGGCTCAGCGCACTCTTCAACCGTGTCGGAAGGGTCGGGAGATGA
- a CDS encoding ABC transporter ATP-binding protein: MTGPLLSVRNLQKRFGGLVATDKVDLDVIEGEVHALIGPNGAGKTTLITQLFGELSHDEGEIRLDGEDIGRLPTPQRVRRGLARTFQITHLLPDYTMLDNVALAVQAHEGHSFRFFANARRDEALRARARQHLTVAGLAARAEVKVADLSHGEQKQLEFAVALACGPRLLLLDEPMAGLGHAESEQMVAMLRTLKGRVTLLLVEHDMDAVFALADRISVLVYGRVIATGTAAEIRDNPDVRIAYLGEGDA; this comes from the coding sequence ATGACCGGCCCCCTGCTTTCCGTCCGCAACCTGCAGAAGCGTTTTGGCGGGCTCGTAGCCACCGACAAGGTCGATCTCGACGTGATCGAAGGCGAGGTCCACGCCCTGATCGGCCCAAACGGCGCAGGCAAGACCACCCTGATCACCCAGCTCTTCGGCGAGCTCTCCCATGACGAGGGCGAGATCCGCCTGGACGGAGAGGATATCGGACGGCTGCCGACGCCTCAGCGCGTCCGTCGTGGCCTCGCCCGCACCTTCCAGATCACCCATCTGCTGCCGGACTACACCATGCTCGACAATGTCGCGCTGGCCGTGCAGGCCCATGAAGGGCACAGCTTTCGCTTCTTCGCCAATGCCCGCCGCGACGAAGCGCTGCGCGCCAGGGCGCGGCAGCATCTGACGGTGGCGGGCCTGGCGGCGCGCGCCGAGGTCAAGGTCGCGGATCTCTCCCATGGCGAGCAGAAGCAGCTCGAGTTCGCGGTGGCGCTCGCCTGCGGACCGCGCCTGCTCCTGCTCGACGAACCGATGGCGGGCCTCGGCCATGCCGAGAGCGAACAGATGGTCGCGATGCTCCGGACCCTGAAGGGGCGCGTTACCCTGCTGCTCGTCGAGCACGACATGGACGCGGTCTTCGCACTGGCGGACCGGATCTCCGTGCTTGTCTATGGCCGCGTGATCGCGACCGGGACGGCCGCCGAAATTCGCGACAACCCGGATGTCCGCATCGCCTATCTCGGCGAGGGAGACGCCTGA
- a CDS encoding ABC transporter ATP-binding protein: MLSVRNLQSAYGASQVLFDVALDIEEGEVVTLLGRNGMGKTTTVRSIMGLLPPKAGEIHFRGRAVSGSPPEKIARCGIGLVPEGRQVFPTLSVRENLVATASNRLKRAEPWTLERVYRLFPRLEERAAQSARTLSGGEQQMLAVGRALMTNPKLLILDEATEGLAPVIRAEIWSCIDALKAQGQSILLIDKNINVLKRIADRHYILEKGRTVWSGSSADLAAQAEMVHRYVGV; encoded by the coding sequence ATGCTGAGCGTGCGCAACCTGCAATCGGCCTACGGCGCCAGCCAGGTTCTCTTCGACGTCGCGCTCGACATCGAAGAGGGCGAGGTCGTCACGCTGCTCGGCCGCAACGGCATGGGCAAGACCACGACCGTGCGCTCGATCATGGGCCTGCTCCCGCCCAAGGCCGGCGAAATCCACTTCAGGGGCCGCGCCGTATCAGGCAGTCCGCCGGAGAAGATCGCCCGCTGCGGCATCGGCCTGGTGCCGGAAGGCCGGCAGGTCTTCCCCACGCTGAGCGTGCGCGAAAACCTCGTCGCCACCGCATCGAACCGGCTGAAGCGTGCAGAGCCGTGGACGCTCGAACGGGTCTATCGCCTGTTCCCGCGCCTTGAGGAGCGCGCCGCCCAATCGGCGCGGACCCTGTCAGGCGGCGAGCAGCAGATGCTTGCGGTCGGCCGGGCGCTGATGACCAATCCGAAACTGCTCATCCTCGACGAGGCGACCGAGGGGCTCGCGCCGGTGATCCGCGCCGAGATCTGGTCCTGCATCGATGCGCTCAAGGCGCAGGGTCAGTCCATCCTGCTGATCGACAAGAACATCAACGTCCTCAAACGCATCGCCGATCGCCACTACATCCTGGAGAAGGGCCGCACCGTCTGGTCCGGCAGCAGTGCCGATCTCGCGGCGCAGGCAGAAATGGTCCATCGCTATGTCGGCGTCTGA
- a CDS encoding alpha/beta hydrolase, whose product MVAAELVATTSLPDPVEALRDALAAILDGLVAAGCGPQHLLSMTWEAGEPAAFHLSRHEVELAYREVFAGFRPPIRLQPRAEPGLAIRARHSAPTPPPERLVQGYTLPQLARQYSPRLQADMKALFRQWSRDGEAFRAHHRSHDLAYGPGRFETLDLYLPQGVSRPPLWVFIHGGYWQASDKVQHAQFARGMLAAGFSVAMPNYGLAPETLLEQSTAQIVAALNFLVGEAEALGIDAGRLHLAGHSAGGHLAAKALVASDAPPIASGLLLSGLFDLEPLGHLPIGRLLGLDDLARAKRLSLPGRPCPAARLAFAVGEAESDAFKAQSTALATAWRAGPPVLCAGHHFSLLDGLNGGKLLELARSIAAA is encoded by the coding sequence ATGGTCGCGGCGGAACTCGTCGCGACGACATCCCTGCCAGATCCGGTCGAGGCGCTGCGCGATGCGCTCGCGGCGATCCTCGACGGGCTGGTCGCAGCCGGCTGCGGGCCGCAGCACCTTCTCTCGATGACATGGGAGGCAGGCGAGCCGGCGGCCTTCCACCTCTCGCGCCATGAGGTCGAGCTCGCCTATCGCGAGGTCTTCGCCGGCTTCCGCCCGCCGATCCGGCTGCAACCGAGGGCCGAGCCCGGCCTGGCGATCCGCGCGCGTCACTCCGCGCCGACACCGCCGCCGGAGAGGCTCGTCCAAGGCTACACGCTGCCGCAGCTCGCCCGCCAGTACAGCCCGCGCCTCCAGGCCGACATGAAGGCGCTGTTCCGGCAATGGAGCCGCGACGGCGAGGCCTTCCGAGCCCATCACCGCAGCCACGACCTGGCCTATGGGCCGGGGCGTTTCGAGACGCTCGACCTCTACCTGCCACAGGGCGTCTCGCGCCCGCCGCTCTGGGTCTTCATCCACGGCGGCTACTGGCAGGCCTCCGACAAGGTCCAGCACGCGCAGTTCGCACGGGGCATGCTGGCGGCCGGCTTCTCCGTCGCCATGCCGAATTACGGCCTCGCGCCGGAGACCCTGCTGGAGCAGAGCACGGCGCAGATCGTCGCTGCCCTGAATTTCCTGGTCGGGGAAGCCGAAGCGCTCGGCATCGACGCGGGGCGGCTGCATCTCGCGGGGCATTCCGCCGGCGGCCATCTCGCTGCCAAGGCCCTGGTTGCGTCGGATGCTCCGCCCATTGCCTCCGGGCTCTTGCTCTCGGGTCTCTTTGACCTGGAACCTCTCGGCCATCTCCCGATTGGGCGCCTGCTCGGCCTCGACGACCTGGCCCGGGCCAAACGCCTGAGCCTGCCTGGCCGGCCCTGCCCGGCCGCGCGCCTCGCCTTCGCCGTAGGCGAAGCGGAAAGCGATGCCTTCAAGGCCCAGTCAACCGCGCTCGCCACCGCCTGGCGGGCCGGGCCTCCGGTCCTTTGCGCGGGACATCATTTCAGCCTCCTCGATGGCCTGAACGGTGGCAAGCTGCTCGAACTCGCTCGCAGCATCGCGGCCGCTTGA
- a CDS encoding aspartate dehydrogenase: MPHPRKPLRIALIGWGAISRRVAGLLAERSASRVNIAAIGLRDLSAKPDLPTGATPITDPDQLAGLGLDLVVEAAGRAAVASWGVAALRHAPAFVAASTSAFCDDALLGRLLEVAETNGSRLLIPAGALGGIDALAAAAALPLDKVTHTIVKPPAAWRGTAAEGMASLDALAEPLIFFRGSAREAASLFPQNANVAVISALAGIGLDRTRIELVADPGAKANSHRLAASGAFGRLEIAIENRALAANPKSSEMTALSLVRLIEAAASPFSI, translated from the coding sequence ATGCCGCACCCCCGCAAGCCCCTTCGGATCGCCCTGATCGGCTGGGGCGCGATCAGCCGTCGCGTCGCCGGGTTGCTGGCGGAGCGCTCGGCCTCCCGCGTCAATATCGCGGCCATCGGCCTTCGCGACTTGTCGGCCAAGCCCGACCTGCCGACCGGGGCAACGCCGATCACGGATCCGGACCAGCTCGCCGGTCTCGGCCTCGACCTCGTCGTCGAAGCCGCCGGGCGCGCGGCCGTGGCCAGCTGGGGCGTGGCAGCGCTGCGCCACGCCCCAGCCTTCGTCGCGGCCTCGACCAGCGCCTTTTGCGACGACGCGCTGCTCGGCAGGCTTCTGGAGGTGGCAGAGACCAATGGCAGCAGACTCCTGATTCCGGCGGGCGCGCTCGGTGGAATCGATGCTCTGGCAGCCGCCGCGGCACTTCCCCTGGACAAGGTCACCCATACGATCGTCAAACCGCCCGCGGCCTGGCGCGGCACAGCGGCCGAGGGGATGGCGTCGCTCGACGCGCTTGCGGAGCCCTTGATTTTCTTCCGCGGATCCGCGCGCGAGGCGGCGTCGCTGTTTCCGCAGAACGCCAATGTCGCAGTGATCAGCGCCCTGGCCGGCATCGGGCTCGACCGGACCCGCATCGAGCTCGTCGCCGATCCCGGAGCAAAGGCAAACAGCCATCGCCTTGCCGCAAGCGGGGCGTTCGGCCGGCTCGAGATCGCAATCGAGAACCGCGCCCTTGCCGCCAATCCGAAGTCATCGGAGATGACGGCTCTCTCGCTGGTCCGATTGATCGAAGCCGCTGCGAGCCCGTTTTCGATCTGA
- a CDS encoding bifunctional 2-polyprenyl-6-hydroxyphenol methylase/3-demethylubiquinol 3-O-methyltransferase UbiG: MTKNPGHLVAIGYDDVADAYLERFGISAVRQKWAGRLIDSLPTDGGRVLDLGCGAGIPVARDLAVLGHAVIGVDGSAQQILRARKNVPQATFIPADMCDVALEAGSFDAIGAYYSITHVPPAQQGPLIQKIARWLKPGGVFVGSFGTGASGEWTGEWLGTTMFFGHNAEAETLKHLSDAGLTVRRSAIERQDNEEASFLWIEAAKNT; encoded by the coding sequence ATGACGAAAAATCCCGGGCATCTTGTCGCTATAGGTTATGACGACGTTGCAGACGCATATCTCGAACGGTTTGGGATATCTGCCGTTCGGCAGAAATGGGCGGGGCGTCTTATCGACAGCCTGCCAACCGATGGGGGGCGGGTCCTCGATCTCGGCTGCGGTGCGGGCATCCCCGTGGCGCGCGATCTTGCGGTACTGGGTCACGCCGTCATTGGTGTCGACGGATCGGCACAACAGATCCTGAGGGCTCGAAAGAACGTCCCGCAGGCGACGTTCATCCCCGCGGATATGTGTGACGTGGCGCTTGAAGCCGGTTCATTCGACGCGATCGGCGCCTACTATTCGATCACGCATGTTCCGCCTGCCCAGCAAGGCCCGTTGATCCAGAAGATCGCGCGATGGCTGAAGCCGGGCGGTGTCTTTGTTGGAAGCTTTGGAACAGGCGCCTCAGGCGAGTGGACCGGTGAATGGCTGGGAACCACCATGTTCTTCGGTCACAACGCTGAAGCGGAAACGTTGAAACATCTATCCGATGCCGGATTGACCGTCCGCAGATCGGCGATCGAAAGGCAGGACAACGAAGAAGCCTCCTTTCTGTGGATCGAGGCCGCAAAGAACACCTGA
- a CDS encoding LysR family transcriptional regulator — MAMNLRQIEMFRAVMVTGSISGAARLLSVSQPAISRLLSYTEDRLGLTLFERVKGRVQPTPEARQLFAEAELVHQGVTRVNDMAEELRRGSAGSIRLLASPSVGHMLVPKAIGRFRQSHPDVRVDFEILTLAELIARIASHRADLAVTSMAVEDPSVKATQIAEGRLRVIFPEGHPLSSKRVLKPADLVPYPMIGYGSQTPYGMIVNRALGATAKPIRFNAQVRFTPNACSLVQAGGGIAIVDDFVLVDNAWPNIRSRPLVPKTTTRPHLLSSRVEPLSRIARSFVQGLMELVPPATESALPD, encoded by the coding sequence ATGGCGATGAATCTTCGGCAGATCGAGATGTTCCGCGCGGTCATGGTGACAGGCTCGATCAGCGGCGCGGCGCGCCTGCTCTCGGTCTCCCAGCCGGCGATCAGCCGGCTCCTGTCCTATACCGAGGATCGGCTCGGCCTGACGCTGTTCGAGCGCGTCAAGGGCCGCGTCCAGCCGACGCCCGAAGCGCGGCAGCTCTTCGCCGAGGCTGAGCTCGTCCATCAGGGCGTGACCCGGGTCAACGACATGGCGGAGGAGCTGCGCCGCGGCAGCGCGGGCTCGATCCGACTGCTGGCAAGCCCCAGCGTCGGCCACATGCTGGTGCCGAAGGCGATCGGCCGCTTCCGCCAGTCGCATCCCGATGTGCGTGTCGATTTCGAGATCCTGACGCTGGCCGAGCTGATCGCGCGCATCGCCAGCCATCGCGCCGATCTTGCCGTCACCTCAATGGCTGTCGAGGATCCGAGCGTGAAAGCGACGCAGATCGCCGAGGGGCGCCTGCGCGTGATCTTTCCCGAAGGGCATCCGCTCAGCAGCAAGCGCGTGCTGAAACCGGCCGACCTCGTGCCCTATCCGATGATCGGCTACGGCTCGCAGACGCCCTATGGCATGATCGTCAATCGGGCTCTTGGGGCCACTGCAAAGCCCATTCGCTTCAACGCGCAAGTGCGCTTCACGCCGAATGCCTGCTCGCTGGTTCAGGCCGGCGGCGGCATTGCGATCGTCGACGACTTCGTGCTGGTCGACAATGCCTGGCCGAATATCCGCTCCCGCCCGCTGGTGCCGAAGACGACGACGCGGCCGCACCTGCTGTCGTCACGCGTCGAGCCACTGTCGCGCATCGCACGCAGTTTCGTGCAAGGTCTGATGGAGCTGGTGCCCCCGGCGACCGAGTCAGCCTTGCCGGATTGA
- a CDS encoding N-carbamoyl-D-amino-acid hydrolase, with amino-acid sequence MSRLLTVAAAQLGPIHRADDRASVVRRMIALMQQAKARGADFVIYPELALTTFFPRWYCEDRVEADQWFETAMPGPDTQPLFDTARALGMAMSFGYAELTPEGRHFNSSILVDRTGEIIGKYRKVHLPGHAERDPTRAHQHLEKRYFEPGDRGFPVWRFENGLVGMAICNDRRWPETYRVMGLQGVEMVVLGYNTPTTNGHSKTETLADRLFHHRLSVQAGAYHNSTWVVAVAKAGVEDGFPLFGGTLIADPSGKIVGELDHEEDGLLIHACDLDATRFGKETMFNFAAHRRVEHYDLITSRIGVGAPLGTTD; translated from the coding sequence ATGTCCCGCCTTCTTACCGTTGCAGCGGCTCAGCTCGGTCCTATCCACCGCGCCGATGATCGCGCATCGGTCGTGCGCCGGATGATCGCGCTGATGCAGCAGGCAAAGGCCCGCGGCGCCGATTTCGTCATCTATCCGGAACTCGCCCTGACGACCTTCTTCCCGCGCTGGTATTGCGAGGACCGTGTCGAGGCCGACCAGTGGTTCGAGACCGCGATGCCCGGCCCCGACACGCAGCCGCTCTTCGACACGGCGCGCGCGCTCGGCATGGCCATGAGCTTCGGTTATGCCGAGCTGACGCCGGAGGGACGGCATTTCAACAGCTCGATCCTGGTCGACAGGACCGGCGAGATCATCGGAAAGTACCGCAAGGTGCATTTGCCCGGCCATGCCGAACGCGACCCGACCCGGGCGCATCAGCATCTCGAGAAGCGCTATTTCGAGCCCGGCGACCGCGGTTTCCCGGTCTGGCGCTTCGAGAACGGGCTGGTCGGCATGGCGATCTGCAACGACCGGCGCTGGCCCGAGACCTATCGCGTCATGGGCTTGCAGGGCGTCGAGATGGTGGTGCTCGGCTACAATACGCCGACCACCAACGGCCATTCCAAGACCGAGACGCTGGCCGACCGCCTGTTCCATCATCGCCTGTCGGTGCAGGCCGGCGCCTATCACAACTCGACCTGGGTCGTGGCGGTCGCCAAGGCTGGCGTCGAGGACGGTTTCCCGCTTTTCGGCGGCACGCTGATCGCCGATCCCAGCGGCAAGATCGTCGGCGAACTCGACCATGAGGAGGACGGGCTGCTGATCCATGCCTGCGATCTCGACGCCACGCGTTTCGGCAAGGAGACGATGTTCAACTTCGCCGCTCATCGGCGCGTCGAGCATTACGACCTGATCACTTCGCGGATCGGTGTCGGTGCCCCGCTCGGCACCACCGACTGA
- a CDS encoding helix-turn-helix domain-containing protein — MKEPNRVDEYVGIRLRRMRRLTGYSQTKLAELLGITFQQIQKYEKGVNRISASRLQHIANIFQIPVAHFFEGAPVIPPPAADSTPEAPPPEVTDLLATRDGVRLAKAFASIRNLKTRRRIVALTEAMGDAAEACEAEQGRATGAGPGCD, encoded by the coding sequence GTGAAGGAACCAAACCGGGTCGATGAGTATGTCGGCATTCGCCTGCGAAGAATGCGCCGCCTGACGGGCTACAGCCAGACGAAGCTTGCCGAGTTGCTGGGGATCACGTTTCAGCAGATCCAGAAATACGAGAAGGGCGTGAACCGGATCAGTGCGAGCCGGCTCCAGCACATTGCCAATATCTTTCAAATCCCCGTTGCTCATTTCTTCGAGGGAGCGCCCGTGATCCCCCCTCCGGCGGCAGATTCAACGCCGGAAGCCCCGCCCCCGGAGGTCACGGACCTGCTCGCCACGCGGGACGGCGTCCGCCTGGCCAAGGCCTTCGCCTCGATCAGGAACCTCAAGACACGCCGCCGGATCGTCGCCCTCACCGAGGCGATGGGGGACGCCGCGGAGGCGTGTGAAGCCGAACAGGGGCGCGCCACGGGTGCAGGGCCGGGCTGCGACTGA
- a CDS encoding helix-turn-helix transcriptional regulator, protein MDNSQAILALAALAQPTRLDTFRLLVKREPEGVPAGELARLLDVPQNTMSAHLAILSRAGLIAGERQSRSIIYRADLDGFRAVIAFLLKDCCGGRADLCQPLIDELVPCCPPKVPADGRHHLP, encoded by the coding sequence ATGGATAATTCACAAGCCATCCTTGCGCTGGCCGCGCTGGCGCAGCCCACGCGCCTCGACACCTTCAGGCTGCTGGTGAAGCGCGAGCCGGAAGGCGTTCCCGCCGGCGAACTCGCGCGGCTGCTGGACGTTCCGCAGAATACTATGTCGGCCCATCTCGCCATCCTGTCGCGCGCAGGCCTGATTGCAGGCGAGCGGCAGAGCCGCTCGATCATCTATCGCGCCGATCTCGACGGCTTCCGCGCGGTGATCGCCTTCCTGCTGAAGGATTGCTGCGGCGGGCGGGCCGATCTGTGCCAGCCGCTCATCGACGAACTTGTTCCCTGCTGCCCACCGAAGGTCCCCGCCGATGGACGTCATCATCTACCATAA